A single genomic interval of Psychroserpens sp. NJDZ02 harbors:
- a CDS encoding oleate hydratase, with translation MSKTKNKNPKEAKIYLIGSGMASLASAVYLIKDAGVQGQNIHILEKAKIAGGALDGAGNKEDGFVVRGGRMHERHYECYWDLLSHIPSLEDPEVSIRDESFEFNERFVSNGKARLLKDGKKMDVSSYGLTLKEQADLLKLIMTSETLLENKRIEDWFDQSFFDTNFWYIWSTMFAFQKWSSVAEMRRYMKRLIHLVDGLYRLGGVMRTKYNQYDSVVRPIKKYLQAQGVNFEMECEVVDIDFDLSSDKKTATVLHLKDKNEIVLGDNDYVFITNGSITDSTDNGAWDRPAKLKGVEASGSWGLWKNIAKKDKAFGNPGVFCDNIDLQKWYSFTVTLKDSTFQDYMENFSGNVDGTGGLVTMTDSNWLMSIVIARQPHFPNQPKEVKIFWGYGLYPDRKGNFVNKTMAECSGEEILEELWYHLKIQNLMKPIVAAGKVNCIPTAMPFIDSLFMPRAYGDRPEVLPKGATNFAFLGQFAEVPKDIVFTVEYSVRTAQTAVYGLFETGKKIIPVYPSIHEAKSLIKAAKSISR, from the coding sequence GTCAGAACATTCATATTCTAGAAAAAGCTAAAATTGCTGGTGGGGCGCTTGATGGTGCAGGTAACAAAGAAGACGGTTTTGTAGTCAGAGGAGGAAGGATGCATGAAAGACATTACGAGTGTTATTGGGATTTATTATCTCATATCCCATCCTTGGAAGATCCTGAGGTTTCGATAAGAGATGAGTCTTTTGAGTTTAATGAGAGATTTGTTTCAAATGGAAAAGCAAGGTTATTAAAAGATGGAAAAAAAATGGATGTTTCCTCTTATGGTCTAACGCTTAAAGAGCAAGCGGATTTATTAAAACTAATAATGACATCGGAAACGCTTCTAGAAAATAAAAGAATTGAAGATTGGTTTGATCAATCGTTTTTCGATACTAATTTTTGGTACATCTGGTCAACAATGTTTGCGTTTCAAAAATGGAGTAGCGTTGCAGAGATGAGACGATATATGAAACGTTTAATTCATTTGGTGGATGGGCTTTACCGTTTAGGAGGTGTCATGCGTACAAAGTATAATCAGTACGATTCCGTGGTACGTCCAATAAAAAAATATTTACAAGCTCAAGGGGTTAACTTTGAGATGGAATGTGAGGTTGTTGATATAGATTTTGATTTGTCTTCAGATAAAAAAACAGCGACGGTATTGCATTTAAAAGATAAAAATGAAATAGTATTAGGGGACAATGATTACGTTTTTATTACTAACGGTTCTATTACGGACAGTACAGATAATGGCGCATGGGATAGACCTGCAAAACTTAAAGGTGTTGAAGCATCAGGCTCTTGGGGATTATGGAAAAATATAGCCAAAAAAGATAAAGCTTTTGGTAATCCAGGGGTGTTTTGCGATAATATCGATTTGCAAAAATGGTATTCTTTTACAGTAACTTTAAAGGATAGTACATTTCAGGATTATATGGAAAATTTTTCAGGAAATGTTGATGGTACAGGTGGGCTGGTAACCATGACTGATTCTAATTGGTTAATGTCCATAGTTATTGCGCGTCAACCCCATTTTCCTAATCAACCAAAAGAGGTTAAGATTTTTTGGGGATATGGCTTGTATCCAGATAGAAAAGGAAATTTTGTCAATAAAACAATGGCGGAATGTAGTGGAGAAGAAATTTTAGAAGAACTGTGGTATCATTTAAAAATTCAGAATTTAATGAAGCCTATCGTAGCTGCTGGAAAAGTAAATTGTATTCCAACAGCCATGCCTTTTATTGATAGCTTGTTTATGCCAAGAGCCTATGGAGATAGACCAGAAGTACTGCCAAAAGGAGCGACAAATTTTGCTTTTTTAGGACAATTTGCTGAGGTGCCAAAGGATATAGTATTTACAGTAGAGTATTCCGTTAGAACGGCACAAACAGCGGTGTATGGATTGTTTGAAACAGGGAAGAAAATTATTCCTGTTTATCCTTCTATTCACGAAGCAAAATCACTTATTAAAGCAGCTAAATCTATTAGTAGATAG